In Mangrovibacterium diazotrophicum, the genomic stretch TAATCCGAATTCCGGAAGTAGCGAATACCCATCGGAATTTCCTCATCAGACCAGGCCTTACCGGTGATCTTAGCGAATTTTTCCAGACACCCCATAATCTCATTCGCACGCTTTTTCTGATAATCCACAAAAAACTGGCGCCCCAATGCACTAACGTCGATCTGTCCTTTCCAAATAACCCATTGGATTCCTTCCAGCAGGTAATTTCGCAAGATGGCTACTTTATCCTCGGTAAAATGGAAAGGTGTGCCATCCAAAATTCCCATCCAGTAGACCATGCCAACCGCATAGGCCGAGCCGTAATTTCCAAATTGTTGCTGTGGCCCATGCTGATGAAATGACCAATCCGGCTGTATACCTTCACCGTCGCCCACTTTTAGTTCTTCCTGAATTGCCCGGGCAGCTTTGGCAACCGTTTCGGCATCGCGTTGTAAAAGAGCCCTCAAAAGCACATTACCGGACAACCAAACTTTGTTTTGCCCGGTTAGTTTGATTTCGGCACGACTCAGAATTTCAATCGCTTTATCCAATTGGGCCGCTGTCAATTCTTTTTCCATCAATAACACAGTGGGGCCCAACAGTTGGGGCACGCCAATTTGCGGATACCACCAGTTGGGGCAGATAAAATCGTGCTCCAACCAATAATCCAGCGCAAGCAAAATATTGCTTCGAACCTCATCCTCCTGATAAAATTTCGAAGCCGGTTGTTGCCAGGCAATCGCCAGCGCCTGTAGTCTTCTCAAATGATCAGCCACCGGCCATTCGCCGCGTTGTAAACTTGAATAGTCTATATCGCTCCAGGTTCCTGATTCGTCCATTTCATCCAGCCATGCGGAAAGCGTGTTTGCTGAGATTTCCTGAACAAGTAGCTCATTCCAAATATTTTGGTGCAGTTTGTACAAATGATCGGGATACTCTGCTGTACTTTGTGCACAGCTAAGCAAGCTTGTGATGGAAATCGAAGCACAAAGGAAGAAACGAATCAATTTAATCATGGGTGTAGCTGGACTTTAGTATGATGAATTACTTCAATTTCTGGTTGTAGCGATTTAAGGCTTCCAGGAAATAATAATCGGCATAAGTAAGTGGCACATCAACTTCCGAATCTTGAGGTTTTGAGCCTACATTGTGTTTCAAAAGGAAGTTACCATTGGTTCCCGGTTCCGCCAAATACTCAGGCGATGCCAACACCCGAAGCTGTTTTTCGGCTACGTCCATATATTCCTGCGCTAAAAGTTCATCGTGCACATAGTCGCTCAGCTCAATTAAGCCCGAAGCCATGATGGCCGCAGTTGAAGCATCGCGTTCTTCGTTCGGAATGTTCGGAGCTAAATAATCCCAATACGGAATCATATCGTCAGGCATATTCGGATGATGGATCATCAGCTTTGCGATGTGCTGCGCTTGTTCCAGGTATTCCTTTTTACCTGTTTCTCGGTACATCATGGTGAAACCGTACAATCCCCAGGCTTGTCCTCTTGCCCAAATCGATTCGTCGGAAGCCCCTTGTTGGGTCTGTTTCTTTTCTGGAGCACCCGTAATGGTGTCGTATGAAACCACGTGGTAGCAGCTATAATCGGAACGGTAGTGATTTTTCAGTGTTTTATCGGTGTGAGAAACGGCAATCTTATAAAAGGTTGAATCGCCCGAATATTTAAAGGCCCACATCAGCATTTCCAGGTTCATCATATTATCAATGATCACCGGATACTGCCAAACGTCCTTCTTAAAATCCCAGGAACGAATCAGGCCGATGGTTGGGTTGTAGCGGGTAATTAACGATTTACTTCCGGTTAGAAGCACGTCATTACAAGCGGTGTCTCCGGTTAAGCGAAGCTCGTTTCCAAAGCTGCAGTACAGCATAAAACCAACATCGTGGTTCGAAGTGGTGTATTTTTCCTGCTCCACCCGATCGGTAAACTCTTCGGCAAGAGCTTTTATTTTTTCACTTTTATCGTACTCGTACAAATACCACAAAGTGCCTGGAAAAAATCCGCTGCACCACCACCGGGAATCCGAAGTCAGTAGTTTACCTGTTTTCGGGTCTAGCGTTCTCGGAAGCCTTCCCTCCTGCGGTAGCAGGCTGTCGGCCATTGCCACGGTTTGCTGCTCGGCCACTTTCATTACCCGATCGATGACATCTTTCATCGGCTCTTCTGGTTTTGTTGACGCACAAGCACAGAAAAACAAGGCAGCAAATAAGCTTAAAAGTATTGTTCTCATAGATTTATTTTTTTGGAAATAGAAAATAAAACCCCGATGAAGAAACTCCACCGGGGTACAAGTCTCAGCATGTATATCAAACGTAATGATTACAAATTGCTTCGTATTTTATCGATTAATAACCAGGATTCTGTGTGAGATTATCATTTTGGTTCAACTCGCTCTGCGGAAGCGGTAACAAATAGTGTTTCGATGGATCAAAATCATGTTGTTCCAGGGCATCATCTCCACTGTAAACTTCAGATCCTAACTGACGGCGAACAATGTCGAACCATCTTTTTCCTTCACATGGAAATTCCAGCATTCGCTCATTCAACACTGCATCAATGAAATCATCTTTGCTTAATCCAGCTTCCAAATCCGCAATTTGAGCTCGACTCCGAACGGCATTCAGATATGCGTAAGCCTCAGTTGTTGGACCTCCATTTACCTCAGCCAATGCCTCTGCGGCAATCAGATAAACTTCAGAAAAGCGGAACAAAGGATAATTGTATCCACTGTTTGAACCATCGGAACCTGCACCTACCGCAGGATGGCTAAATTTCGCGTAGTGGCGACGAGGAATTCTCCACGAAGTGTAAGGGGTCATTTCGCCTCCAACTTCAATTTCTGAAAGGAAAGTTTCTGCTTTACGGATATCCGCATCATCGTACAAATCGTACAGACCGTCAGCAGGCACCATCACACTCCAGCCCGCAGCGTCGGTATTCATCGGCATTACAATTGTGCTGATATAATCCCAGCTGGTTCCGGCCAGAAAATCTACGGTCCAAATATGTTCTTTTGTATCCCCATTATCAGCGTACCACAATTGGGAATAGTCTGTCAAGAGCTCATAGTCGTAGTCCGCTTTTTCACTGATCACTTCTTTGGCATATTTTGCAGCATTGGTGTAATCCCCCATCGTCAAGTACATGGATGCCAACAATGTTTTTGCAGCTCCTTTGGTGGGGCGGCAACGAATGGCACCAGAAGAGTACATATCCGGAAGGTGCTCGATTCCAAACTCACAATCTTCGATTAGCTGCGCGTAAATTTCGTCAACAGAAGTGCGACTAACAGAAGCCACACTCTCCGGATCGGTCACAAAACTGTCGAT encodes the following:
- a CDS encoding glycoside hydrolase family 88 protein, yielding MRTILLSLFAALFFCACASTKPEEPMKDVIDRVMKVAEQQTVAMADSLLPQEGRLPRTLDPKTGKLLTSDSRWWCSGFFPGTLWYLYEYDKSEKIKALAEEFTDRVEQEKYTTSNHDVGFMLYCSFGNELRLTGDTACNDVLLTGSKSLITRYNPTIGLIRSWDFKKDVWQYPVIIDNMMNLEMLMWAFKYSGDSTFYKIAVSHTDKTLKNHYRSDYSCYHVVSYDTITGAPEKKQTQQGASDESIWARGQAWGLYGFTMMYRETGKKEYLEQAQHIAKLMIHHPNMPDDMIPYWDYLAPNIPNEERDASTAAIMASGLIELSDYVHDELLAQEYMDVAEKQLRVLASPEYLAEPGTNGNFLLKHNVGSKPQDSEVDVPLTYADYYFLEALNRYNQKLK
- a CDS encoding RagB/SusD family nutrient uptake outer membrane protein, giving the protein MKNNILIYFLAILFSTVACTDLEENPIGALSPESYFQTEQQLEEAVLGIYYYMAYEGMYGRKLYLTINLLDDVSDIGNTGTKSYRVVMNTFNVDANNTLVAYDWLYTYKCISAANSAISGYDKIEITDQDFADQLLAEAKVTRAMLYFNLVRLFGDVPFIDSFVTDPESVASVSRTSVDEIYAQLIEDCEFGIEHLPDMYSSGAIRCRPTKGAAKTLLASMYLTMGDYTNAAKYAKEVISEKADYDYELLTDYSQLWYADNGDTKEHIWTVDFLAGTSWDYISTIVMPMNTDAAGWSVMVPADGLYDLYDDADIRKAETFLSEIEVGGEMTPYTSWRIPRRHYAKFSHPAVGAGSDGSNSGYNYPLFRFSEVYLIAAEALAEVNGGPTTEAYAYLNAVRSRAQIADLEAGLSKDDFIDAVLNERMLEFPCEGKRWFDIVRRQLGSEVYSGDDALEQHDFDPSKHYLLPLPQSELNQNDNLTQNPGY